Proteins encoded together in one Chryseobacterium taklimakanense window:
- a CDS encoding HesB/IscA family protein translates to MIKVSDNAKEKAAILMTEDGFNPATDFIRVGVKSGGCSGLEYVLKFDNKKEETDQVFEDNGVKIVVDKKSILYLAGTTLEYSGGLNGKGFVFNNPNASRTCGCGESFSL, encoded by the coding sequence ATGATTAAAGTTAGTGATAACGCAAAAGAAAAAGCAGCCATCCTGATGACTGAAGACGGCTTCAACCCTGCCACGGACTTTATAAGGGTCGGTGTGAAAAGCGGCGGATGCTCCGGTCTGGAATATGTGCTGAAATTCGATAATAAAAAAGAAGAAACCGATCAGGTTTTTGAAGACAACGGCGTAAAAATCGTCGTGGACAAAAAATCCATCCTTTATCTTGCCGGGACAACCCTTGAATATTCCGGAGGACTGAACGGAAAAGGATTTGTATTTAATAATCCAAATGCAAGCAGGACTTGCGGTTGTGGAGAATCATTCAGTTTATAG
- the sufB gene encoding Fe-S cluster assembly protein SufB yields the protein MAKYTEDDLREDLKTKEYEAGFYTDIEYEDFPTGLSEDIIRMISAKKEEPEWMTEWRLESFRIWQKMEEPDWANISYEKPDFQAIKYYAAPKKKPELASLDEVDPELLKTFEKLGINIEEQKRLAGVAVDIVMDSVSVKTTFQETLKEKGIIFMSISEAIREYPDLVQKYIGKVVPRGDNFYAALNSAVFSDGSFCYIPKGVKCPMELSTYFRINQAGTGQFERTLVIADEGSYVSYLEGCTAPARDENQLHAAVVELIAMDNAEIKYSTVQNWFPGDEEGKGGVYNFVTKRGLCEKNAKISWTQVETGSAVTWKYPSCILKGDNSIGEFYSIAVTNNYQYADTGTKMIHIGKNTRSTIISKGISAGRSNNSYRGLVKVMPTAKGARNFSQCDSLLMGNECGAHTFPYIEIKDPSAQLEHEATTSKIGEDQIFYCNQRGIDTEKAIALIVNGFSKEVLNKLPMEFAIEAQKLLEISLEGSVG from the coding sequence ATGGCAAAATACACAGAAGACGATTTAAGAGAAGACCTCAAAACCAAAGAATATGAGGCCGGCTTTTACACCGACATAGAATACGAGGACTTTCCAACCGGCCTTAGCGAGGACATCATCCGGATGATCTCTGCAAAAAAAGAAGAACCGGAATGGATGACGGAATGGCGTTTGGAATCTTTCCGGATCTGGCAGAAAATGGAAGAGCCGGATTGGGCCAATATCTCTTATGAAAAACCTGATTTTCAGGCAATCAAATATTATGCAGCGCCAAAGAAAAAACCGGAACTGGCAAGCCTGGATGAGGTAGACCCGGAACTTCTGAAAACTTTCGAAAAACTGGGAATCAACATTGAAGAACAGAAAAGACTGGCGGGAGTTGCTGTGGATATCGTGATGGATTCGGTTTCGGTGAAGACCACATTCCAGGAAACTCTGAAGGAAAAAGGCATCATCTTTATGTCAATCTCGGAAGCAATCCGCGAATATCCGGACCTTGTACAAAAATATATAGGAAAAGTGGTACCGCGCGGCGATAACTTCTATGCGGCACTGAACTCGGCAGTTTTTTCTGACGGATCTTTCTGCTACATCCCGAAAGGTGTGAAGTGCCCAATGGAACTTTCCACATATTTCCGCATCAACCAGGCCGGAACCGGGCAGTTTGAAAGAACCCTAGTAATTGCTGATGAAGGAAGCTACGTTTCCTATCTCGAAGGCTGCACCGCACCAGCGCGCGACGAAAACCAGCTTCACGCAGCAGTTGTGGAACTGATTGCGATGGATAATGCTGAAATTAAATATTCCACCGTGCAAAACTGGTTTCCGGGCGATGAGGAAGGAAAAGGAGGGGTTTACAATTTCGTGACCAAGAGGGGTTTATGCGAAAAAAATGCTAAAATTTCCTGGACACAGGTTGAAACCGGATCTGCCGTAACCTGGAAATATCCAAGTTGTATTCTGAAAGGTGACAATTCCATCGGAGAATTTTATTCCATTGCGGTTACCAACAACTATCAGTATGCGGATACCGGAACAAAGATGATTCATATCGGAAAAAACACGCGTTCGACCATTATTTCCAAAGGGATATCGGCTGGAAGATCTAATAATTCCTACCGAGGGCTGGTGAAAGTAATGCCGACGGCAAAAGGCGCAAGAAATTTCTCACAGTGCGATTCTCTTTTGATGGGCAACGAATGTGGCGCGCACACTTTTCCGTACATTGAAATCAAAGATCCTTCCGCACAGCTGGAGCATGAGGCCACCACTTCAAAGATTGGTGAAGACCAGATCTTTTACTGCAACCAGCGTGGTATCGATACAGAAAAAGCAATTGCACTGATTGTGAATGGTTTCAGCAAAGAAGTTTTAAATAAATTACCTATGGAGTTTGCCATTGAAGCTCAGAAACTGCTGGAAATTTCGTTGGAGGGAAGCGTAGGTTAG
- the sufC gene encoding Fe-S cluster assembly ATPase SufC, which translates to MLHIKNLHAQIEDGVEILKGINLEIKPGEVHAIMGPNGAGKSTLSSVIAGKEDYEVTEGEILFEGEEISEDAPEERAHKGIFLSFQYPVEIPGVTVTNFIKAAINETRKAKGLEELPAKEMLALVRENSEKLNIKKDFLGRSLNEGFSGGEKKRNEIFQMLMLNPKLAILDETDSGLDIDALRIVADGVNSFKNEGNAVLLITHYQRLLDYIQPDFVHVLADGKIIKTGDKTLALELEEKGYDWLLN; encoded by the coding sequence ATGCTACATATCAAAAACTTACACGCCCAGATTGAAGACGGCGTAGAAATTTTAAAAGGAATCAACCTAGAAATAAAACCAGGCGAAGTGCACGCGATTATGGGGCCAAACGGCGCCGGAAAATCTACACTTTCATCCGTAATTGCGGGAAAAGAAGATTATGAGGTTACGGAAGGTGAAATTCTTTTTGAAGGTGAAGAAATATCTGAAGATGCTCCTGAAGAACGGGCGCACAAAGGTATTTTCCTTTCTTTCCAGTATCCGGTTGAGATTCCCGGAGTTACGGTTACAAATTTCATCAAAGCAGCCATCAACGAAACCAGAAAAGCCAAAGGCCTGGAAGAACTGCCTGCGAAAGAAATGCTGGCATTGGTTCGTGAAAATTCAGAAAAACTGAACATTAAAAAGGATTTTCTCGGCCGTTCACTGAACGAAGGTTTTTCCGGAGGGGAGAAGAAACGAAACGAAATTTTCCAAATGCTGATGCTAAACCCAAAACTCGCCATTTTGGACGAAACTGATTCCGGTTTGGATATCGATGCATTGCGGATTGTTGCCGATGGTGTAAACTCTTTCAAGAATGAAGGAAATGCCGTATTACTTATTACGCACTACCAAAGACTTCTGGACTATATTCAGCCCGATTTTGTTCACGTTCTGGCAGACGGAAAAATCATCAAAACCGGCGATAAAACGCTTGCGCTTGAACTGGAAGAAAAAGGTTACGACTGGCTTTTAAACTAG
- the sufD gene encoding Fe-S cluster assembly protein SufD, with the protein MALLENIQNNHSAFLDTLKHRFLDETRVSALKKFFHAGFPTRKDEEYRYTNLREITEKDYNLFPTEHHNITKEQLDELHLGEENFDWIVFINGQLHKELSKVSIENVEFMSFKHALNDDRYKEVFNKYFNKIADPELAFTNLNLAYCRNGFFMKVPKNVVIEKPIHVFYLSQNQKDNTFYNTRNLLIAEESSKVEVIESHHNFDSHFVFTNSVTEIFTYPNAKADWHKLQNDSETSYLVDHTFAKQEKDSRTTVNTFSFGGKIVRNNLDFIQNGSNINSFMNGITIIGNEQLVDHHTAVHHNQPNCESYQNYKGIFKDKSHGVFNGKVFVDKIAQKTNAYQQNNNVLLSEGATIDTKPQLEIFADDVKCSHGCTVGQLNEDALFYLRARGISKKEAQALLLYAFANDAMQNIDIEPLKNKISKLLAEKLEVSLEF; encoded by the coding sequence ATGGCTTTACTCGAAAACATACAAAATAATCACTCCGCATTTCTGGACACTTTAAAGCACCGCTTTTTAGATGAAACCAGGGTTTCTGCGCTGAAAAAATTCTTTCACGCCGGTTTTCCAACCAGAAAAGACGAGGAGTACAGGTACACAAACCTGCGTGAAATCACGGAAAAAGATTATAACCTTTTCCCGACTGAACATCACAACATCACCAAAGAACAGTTGGATGAGCTGCATCTTGGCGAAGAAAACTTCGACTGGATTGTCTTCATCAACGGGCAACTTCACAAGGAACTTTCAAAAGTTTCCATTGAAAATGTGGAATTTATGTCCTTTAAACATGCTTTGAATGACGACCGCTACAAAGAGGTTTTCAATAAATACTTCAACAAGATTGCTGATCCGGAGCTGGCTTTTACCAATTTAAATCTTGCCTATTGCCGCAACGGGTTTTTCATGAAAGTACCAAAAAATGTGGTGATTGAAAAACCGATCCATGTATTCTATCTTTCTCAGAATCAGAAAGATAACACTTTTTACAACACAAGAAATTTACTGATTGCCGAAGAGTCTTCAAAAGTGGAAGTGATTGAAAGCCACCACAATTTTGACAGCCATTTTGTGTTCACCAATTCGGTTACGGAAATTTTTACGTATCCAAACGCAAAAGCCGACTGGCACAAACTTCAGAACGACAGCGAAACATCGTATTTGGTTGACCACACTTTCGCCAAGCAGGAAAAAGACAGCCGCACGACGGTGAATACCTTCTCATTCGGGGGAAAAATCGTGAGAAACAATCTGGATTTCATTCAGAACGGTTCCAATATCAACTCGTTTATGAACGGTATAACGATTATCGGAAATGAGCAACTGGTCGATCATCATACCGCGGTTCACCACAACCAGCCAAACTGTGAATCTTACCAGAATTATAAAGGAATTTTTAAGGATAAGTCGCACGGCGTTTTCAACGGGAAAGTTTTCGTAGATAAAATTGCACAGAAGACCAACGCTTATCAGCAGAATAACAACGTGTTGCTGAGCGAAGGCGCAACAATAGACACCAAGCCCCAACTTGAAATTTTTGCTGATGATGTTAAATGTTCACACGGCTGTACGGTTGGGCAGCTGAACGAAGATGCATTATTTTACCTAAGAGCCAGAGGAATTTCAAAAAAAGAAGCTCAGGCCCTGTTGCTTTACGCTTTTGCCAACGATGCGATGCAGAATATTGACATTGAACCGCTTAAGAACAAAATTTCGAAGCTTTTAGCCGAAAAGCTGGAAGTAAGCCTTGAATTTTAA
- a CDS encoding 3'-5' exonuclease, with product MINSIPIERVLFLDIETVPNASAWDDLPESEQKLWDKKTFQQRKDQYTAEDFYMERAGVMAEFGKIICISIGKTERNGKLLIKSFYGDDEKTLLEEFGELFNRPQLRDVILCAHNGKEFDFPWIARRFLINGMQPPVPFQLYGKKPWEIPHIDTMELWKFGDYKSYVSLELLAHVFNIPTPKDDIDGSMVSSIYHIDKDLIRIVKYCEKDVLTLANVFRRLRQEDLLERFDSASSSD from the coding sequence ATGATTAATTCAATACCAATCGAAAGAGTATTATTTCTTGATATCGAGACCGTTCCAAATGCTTCTGCCTGGGATGACCTTCCGGAATCTGAGCAGAAACTTTGGGATAAAAAAACATTTCAGCAGCGAAAAGATCAGTACACTGCCGAAGATTTCTACATGGAACGTGCAGGAGTAATGGCAGAATTCGGCAAAATTATTTGCATCTCGATTGGTAAAACTGAAAGAAACGGCAAACTTCTCATCAAAAGTTTTTATGGCGATGATGAAAAAACGTTGCTTGAAGAATTCGGTGAACTTTTCAACCGGCCGCAACTGCGTGATGTCATTCTTTGCGCTCACAATGGAAAGGAATTCGATTTTCCGTGGATTGCAAGGCGCTTTCTGATTAACGGAATGCAGCCGCCGGTTCCGTTTCAGCTTTATGGCAAAAAACCCTGGGAAATCCCGCACATTGACACGATGGAACTGTGGAAGTTCGGTGATTACAAAAGTTATGTTTCGCTGGAGCTGCTCGCTCACGTTTTCAATATTCCAACACCAAAAGACGATATCGACGGCTCAATGGTTTCATCAATTTATCACATAGACAAAGATTTAATTAGAATAGTTAAATATTGTGAAAAAGATGTCTTAACTTTGGCAAATGTTTTCCGTCGGCTTCGACAGGAAGATTTATTGGAACGATTTGACTCCGCATCAAGCTCAGACTGA
- a CDS encoding SUF system Fe-S cluster assembly protein: MNYTDEQIAVIGDSIIQALKTVYDPEIPVDIYELGLIYDVQISEEGEVKVVMTLTTPNCPVAESLPAEVREKVSAVEGVKDVDLELTFEPAWNKDMMSEEAKFELGILF; the protein is encoded by the coding sequence ATGAATTACACAGACGAACAAATCGCCGTGATTGGCGATAGCATCATACAGGCTTTAAAAACAGTTTACGACCCGGAAATTCCGGTAGACATCTACGAACTTGGATTAATTTACGACGTACAGATTTCGGAAGAAGGCGAGGTAAAAGTAGTGATGACGCTCACGACGCCAAACTGCCCCGTAGCAGAATCCCTGCCGGCTGAAGTACGTGAAAAAGTTTCCGCTGTGGAGGGCGTGAAGGATGTCGATTTGGAACTCACTTTCGAGCCAGCCTGGAACAAGGATATGATGAGCGAAGAAGCGAAATTTGAATTAGGAATTCTTTTTTAA
- a CDS encoding OsmC family protein, translated as MTSKVTYTGDLRCEAVHLQSGTKILTDAPTDNHGKGEKFSPTDLCATSLAECALTTTAILGKDKVNITGATCEIQKIMLSNPRRIGEIVCYFEFPGEFSDEEKEFIESTAHNCPVALSLHPYLKQTMKFKYGK; from the coding sequence ATGACATCAAAAGTAACCTATACCGGCGATCTGCGCTGTGAAGCTGTACATCTCCAGAGCGGAACCAAAATTTTGACTGATGCCCCCACTGATAATCACGGGAAAGGCGAGAAATTTTCACCGACTGACCTCTGCGCCACATCTCTGGCGGAATGTGCCTTAACCACAACTGCAATTCTGGGGAAAGACAAAGTAAATATAACCGGCGCTACCTGTGAAATCCAGAAAATCATGCTTTCCAATCCGAGAAGAATCGGGGAAATCGTTTGCTATTTTGAATTTCCTGGGGAGTTTTCCGATGAAGAGAAAGAGTTTATTGAATCTACTGCCCACAACTGTCCGGTTGCACTGAGCCTGCATCCTTATCTGAAGCAGACTATGAAATTCAAATACGGAAAATAA
- a CDS encoding hydroxymethylglutaryl-CoA lyase — protein sequence MFLTECPRDAMQGWGEFIPTQKKIDYINSLMSVGFDVLDCGSFVSPIAIPQMADSGEVVDHIDKSLSETQLSVIVANISGAERALKHENVDILGFPFSISETFQYRNTNKDQEEAFRQIQEIKRMSESAGRELNIYFSMAFGNPYGETWKWEEVDYWAKRFAEIGIKEVQLSDTTGVATVETIDLLFDKIPPNNPEMNFGAHFHNRYEDSYSKLKAAYNKGCRRFDSAIKGIGGCPMAKDDLVGNMPTEQVINFMAGEKISHKLNLLNFESSYNRAKDIFHF from the coding sequence ATGTTTCTTACCGAATGTCCTCGTGATGCGATGCAGGGTTGGGGTGAATTTATCCCGACACAGAAGAAGATCGATTATATCAACTCACTGATGAGCGTGGGTTTTGATGTGCTGGATTGCGGCAGTTTTGTTTCCCCTATAGCCATACCACAAATGGCTGATTCCGGAGAAGTTGTGGATCATATTGACAAATCTCTTTCTGAAACCCAACTGTCTGTTATTGTCGCCAATATCAGCGGTGCAGAACGGGCTTTGAAGCATGAAAATGTCGATATTCTGGGGTTTCCGTTTTCGATTTCAGAAACGTTTCAATACCGCAATACAAATAAAGATCAGGAAGAGGCGTTCCGGCAGATTCAGGAAATCAAAAGGATGAGTGAAAGCGCCGGGCGTGAACTGAATATTTATTTTTCTATGGCTTTCGGTAATCCGTACGGTGAAACCTGGAAATGGGAAGAGGTTGACTATTGGGCAAAAAGATTCGCGGAAATTGGTATAAAGGAAGTTCAGCTTTCAGATACCACTGGGGTTGCTACAGTAGAAACCATTGATTTACTGTTTGATAAAATTCCCCCAAATAATCCTGAAATGAATTTTGGAGCACATTTTCACAACCGTTATGAGGATTCTTATTCTAAATTAAAGGCCGCTTACAACAAAGGCTGCCGGAGATTTGACAGTGCAATAAAAGGAATTGGCGGCTGCCCGATGGCAAAGGATGATTTGGTCGGAAATATGCCTACCGAACAGGTGATCAATTTTATGGCTGGGGAAAAAATCAGCCATAAACTTAATTTGCTCAACTTCGAAAGCTCGTATAACAGGGCGAAAGATATTTTTCATTTTTAA
- the pepT gene encoding peptidase T: protein MQTIDFTLEWKLKLQNRFINYAKIYSTSDPESESTPSTAQQWNIAKYIFEELKSLGLENVELDGNGYIYAYIPSNLEHDDEPTIGFIAHYDTSPDFNGENVNPQIWDNYDGGDLLLNKETGFTLSPDKFESLKDYVGKTLITTDGTSLLGADDKAGVAEIVTAAEFLLAHPEIKHGRIAIGFTPDEEIGRGAHKFDVEKFGAEWAYTMDGSEAGELEYENFNAAGAVVKIHGLSVHPGYAFGKMVNAALLAAEFVKTLPENETPATTKGFEGFFHLTEMSADVSEAKLQYIIRDHDSEKFEARKKFIQEKVDELNKKYGEGTAEIEVKEQYRNMKQQFEGKMHIIDIAAQAMKDANVEPKIKAIRGGTDGAQLSYMGLPCPNIFAGGMNFHGPYEYVALETMEKAVKVIVNIARAVKKK, encoded by the coding sequence ATGCAGACGATAGACTTCACCCTGGAATGGAAACTTAAGTTACAAAACCGTTTCATCAACTACGCAAAAATTTACTCAACAAGCGATCCGGAGAGTGAAAGCACGCCCTCTACCGCGCAGCAGTGGAATATTGCCAAATATATTTTCGAGGAACTGAAATCTCTCGGACTCGAGAATGTAGAGCTTGACGGAAACGGCTATATTTATGCCTATATTCCTTCAAATCTTGAACATGACGACGAGCCGACCATAGGTTTCATCGCGCATTACGATACTTCACCCGATTTTAACGGTGAGAATGTCAATCCACAAATTTGGGACAATTATGACGGTGGTGACTTGCTTTTAAACAAAGAAACCGGCTTCACGCTTTCGCCAGATAAATTTGAAAGCTTAAAAGATTATGTTGGAAAAACCCTCATTACAACGGATGGAACTTCGCTTTTAGGCGCTGATGACAAGGCCGGAGTTGCAGAAATCGTCACCGCAGCGGAGTTTTTACTCGCACATCCTGAAATCAAACACGGAAGAATTGCCATAGGCTTTACGCCTGACGAGGAAATCGGGCGCGGCGCCCATAAATTTGATGTTGAAAAATTTGGGGCAGAATGGGCTTATACCATGGATGGCAGCGAAGCCGGCGAACTGGAGTACGAAAACTTCAATGCCGCTGGCGCGGTGGTGAAAATCCACGGGCTGAGCGTTCACCCCGGTTATGCCTTTGGGAAAATGGTTAATGCAGCACTTTTGGCTGCTGAATTTGTGAAAACGCTGCCCGAAAATGAAACCCCAGCCACAACCAAAGGTTTTGAAGGGTTTTTCCACCTGACGGAGATGTCCGCAGATGTTTCCGAAGCCAAGCTGCAGTATATCATCCGCGACCACGATTCAGAAAAATTTGAGGCAAGAAAAAAATTCATTCAGGAAAAAGTGGATGAATTAAATAAAAAATACGGTGAAGGAACTGCAGAAATTGAGGTAAAAGAACAATACCGCAACATGAAACAGCAGTTTGAAGGCAAAATGCACATCATTGATATCGCAGCTCAGGCCATGAAGGATGCCAATGTAGAACCAAAAATAAAAGCGATTCGTGGCGGTACAGACGGCGCACAACTGTCTTATATGGGACTGCCCTGCCCAAACATTTTTGCTGGAGGCATGAATTTCCATGGCCCATACGAATATGTTGCCCTGGAAACCATGGAAAAAGCGGTGAAGGTGATTGTGAATATCGCCCGAGCAGTAAAAAAGAAATAG